From the Limanda limanda chromosome 2, fLimLim1.1, whole genome shotgun sequence genome, one window contains:
- the LOC133015523 gene encoding kallikrein-8-like has product MARLTTLLFAMWLGVTVSTVVDLEKRIFGGEECGPKERQYHVQLITTDMDRQQFLCGGSLISDRWILTAGHCFKPGGTFTAYIGVHHAFPVGIKDPPKIFNDGKIHDLMLLKLPEAVVGFKPVQPPDCQHRPKIGAVVQVAGHGRSKLGPNNEKLPSSSDTLQCADMNIADCQGRIHEHWFCYRARSMDTGGGDSGGGVVYRDRIYGVHVRGHPTHAFAAPATSMDLCYPPYLKWIKDTIKGRRDSVNRFKKTQLLHLEDSHRDGVTVSTVVDLEKRIFGGEECGAKERLYHVKVISTDLDRQRFRCGGSLISDRWILTAGHCFKPGRTFTAYIGVHPGPPRVVRITEKPKIFNDGKIHDLMLLNLPEAVGIKPVQLPDCQHRPTM; this is encoded by the exons ATGGCTCGTCTCACAACTCTTCTCTTTGCCATGTGGCTTG GTGTGACAGTGAGCACAGTGGTCGATCTGGAGAAGAGAATCTTCGGAGGTGAAGAGTGTGGACCAAAAGAGCGTCAGTACCATGTCCAGCTGATAACCACTGATATGGACCGACAACAGTTCCTTTGTGGCGGCTCTCTGATCAGTGACCGATGGATTCTGACTGCAGGTCACTGCTTTAAGCCAGGAGG GACATTCACCGCATATATAGGCGTGCATCATGCTTTTCCTGTGGGAATCAAAGATCCACCTAAGATCTTCAACGACGGCAAGATACACGACCTCATGTTACTGAAGCTGCCTGAAGCAGTTGTAGGTTTCAAACCTGTACAACCTCCCGACTGTCAACATCGTCCCAAGAT agGTGCTGTGGTTCAGGTGGCAGGTCACGGTCGCTCGAAGCTTGGCCCAAATAATGAAAAAC taCCTAGTTCTTCAGACACTCTGCAATGTGCTGATATGAACATCGCCGACTGTCAAGGTCGAATCCATGAGCACTGGTTCTGTTACAGAGCACGTTCGATGGATACAGGTGGC GGTGACTCTGGTGGAGGAGTGGTGTACAGGGACAGGATTTATGGTGTCCATGTAAGGGGTCATCCTACACATGCCTTTGCTGCACCAGCTACATCTATGGACCTCTGTTATCCGCCATACTTGAAGTGGATCAAGGATACTATCAA AGGCCGACGGGACAGCGTGAACAGATTTAAAAAGACACAACTGTTGCATCTGGAGGACAGTCACCGAGACG GTGTGACAGTGAGCACAGTGGTTGATCTGGAGAAGAGAATCTTCGGAGGTGAAGAGTGTGGAGCAAAGGAGCGTCTGTACCATGTCAAGGTGATATCAACTGATTTGGACCGACAACGGTTCCGTTGTGGCGGCTCTCTGATCAGTGACCGATGGATTCTGACTGCAGGTCACTGCTTTAAGCCAGGACG GACTTTCACCGCATATATAGGCGTGCATCCTGGTCCTCCTCGAGTAGTGAGAATCACAGAGAAACCTAAAATCTTCAACGACGGCAAGATACACGACCTCATGTTACTGAATCTGCCTGAAGCAGTAGGTATCAAACCTGTACAACTTCCCGACTGTCAACATCGTCCCACGATGTGA
- the gtpbp1l gene encoding GTP binding protein 1, like: MASETEAAMCSAAAAAADSIVPACMFAPDRGCAEDLAGEEGFEDGEETNGEPAYHLDLSSKLVLVSPTAEQYDSLLRHLRERIDEGCGETIYVVGMGSDGGDYGLDEKDMEASVATVKSLCEQIEADLILLRQRIDTGGQIQDYLIRRRVGEEDFLEVRVAVVGNVDAGKSTLLGVLTHGELDNGRGFARQKLFRHKHEMESGRTSSVGNDILGFDQEGEVVNKPDSHGGSLDWTKICEKSSKVITFIDLAGHEKYLKTTVFGMTGHLPDFCMLMVGSNAGIVGMTKEHLGLALALNVPVFVVVTKIDMCPANILQETLKLLQRLLKSPGCRKIPVLVQNRDDVIVTASNFSSERMCPIFQISNVTGENMDLLKMFLNLLSSRTIFSNDEPAEFQIDDTYSVPGVGTVVSGTTLRGMIRLNDTLLLGPDPLGTFIPIAVKSIHRKRMPVKEVRGGQTASFALKKIKRSSIRKGMVMVSPKLMPQATWEFEAEILVLHHPTTISPRYQAMVHCGSIRQTATILTMNKDCLRTGDKASVHFRFIKTPEYLHCDQKLVFREGRTKAVGTIIKLLQSVSTQAAKAQLSKMQASKKTFKEGTAANEEAGSSARPPSPNAANLPLKSGGGGRRRGGQRHRGKGLNPAAIPTAVTAGAAGTA; the protein is encoded by the exons ATGGCTTCGGAGACAGAAGCAGCGATGTGCTCGGCTGCAGCGGCCGCAGCAGACTCCATCGTGCCCGCCTGCATGTTCGCTCCGGACCGGGGCTGCGCGGAGGACCTAGCCGGGGAGGAGGGCTTCGAGGACGGCGAGGAGACGAACGGCGAGCCCGCGTATCATCTGGACCTGAGCAGTAAG CTGGTTCTCGTGAGTCCAACAGCAGAACAGTACGACTCGTTACTACGACACTTGAGGGAGCGGATAGATGAGGGCTGTGGAGAGACCATCTACGTGGTGGGAATGGGCTCAG ATGGAGGTGACTATGGTCTGGATGAGAAGGACATGGAGGCGTCGGTGGCCACGGTGAAGTCGCTGTGCGAGCAGATCGAGGCTGACCTGATCCTGCTGAGGCAGAGGATAGACACTGGTGGACAGATTCAGGACTACCTCATCAGACGCCGTGTTGGCGAGGAGGATTTCCTGGAAGTCAG AGTGGCGGTTGTAGGGAATGTGGATGCTGGGAAGAGCACTCTGTTGGGGGTTTTGACCCACGGCGAGCTGGACAACGGCAGAGGCTTCGCTCGCCAGAAGCTCTTTAGGCACAAGCACGAAATGGAGAGCGGCAGGACGAGCAGCGTGGGCAACGATATCCTGGGATTTGATCAGGAGGGAGAG GTGGTTAACAAGCCCGACAGCCACGGCGGCAGCCTCGACTGGACCAAGATCTGTGAGAAGTCCTCCAAGGTCATCACCTTCATCGACCTGGCCGGCCACGAGAAGTACCTCAAAACCACCGTCTTTGGCATGACTGGACACCTGCCCGATTTCTGCATGCTCATG GTTGGCAGTAACGCCGGCATCGTTGGCATGACCAAAGAGCACCTGGGTCTGGCACTGGCCCTAAATGTGCCGGTGTTTGTCGTGGTTACTAAGATCGACATGTGTCCAGCCAACATCTTGCAAG AGACACTAAAGTTATTACAGAGGTTATTAAAGAGTCCGGGCTGCAGAAAAATCCCAGTGTTGGTCCAGAACAGGGATGATGTCATCGTCACAGCCTCCAACTTCAGCTCCGAGAG GATGTGTCCGATCTTCCAGATCTCAAACGTGACCGGGGAGAACATGGACCTGCTGAAGATGTTCCTCAACCTCCTGTCTTCTCGAACCATCTTTAGCAATGACGAGCCAGCAGAGTTCCAAATAGACGACACATACTCAGTACCG GGTGTGGGCACAGTAGTTTCTGGGACTACGTTACGCGGAATGATTCGGCTCAACGACACGCTGCTCTTAGGCCCCGACCCGCTCGGCACCTTCATCCCCATCGCCGTGAAATCCATCCACCGCAAAAGGATGCCGGTGAAAGAGGTCCGCGGGGGACAGACGGCGTCCTTTGCTCTCAAAAAG ATCAAGCGTTCCTCCATAAGGAAAGGAATGGTGATGGTCTCGCCAAAGCTGATGCCACAGGCCACCTGGGAGTTCGAGGCAGAGATTTTGGTGCTGCACCACCCGACTACGATATCACCGAGATACCAGGCCATGG TTCACTGTGGCAGCATCAGGCAGACAGCCACCATCCTGACGATGAACAAAGACTGTCTGAGGACAGGGGACAAGGCCTCAGTCCATTTCCGCTTCATTAAGACGCCCGAGTACCTGCACTGTGACCAGAAGCTGGTGTTCAGGGAGGGACGCACCAAAGCTGTGGGCACGATCATCAAG CTTCTCCAATCAGTGAGCACCCAGGcagccaaggcccaactgtccaAGATGCAGGCCAGTAAAAAGACGTTTAAAGAGGGCACAGCGGCCAATGAGGAGGCAGGATCGTCAGCACGGCCGCCCAGTCCCAACGCAGCAAATTTACCA CTCAAGTCGGGCGGCGGCGGACGcaggagaggaggtcagagacaTCGAGGGAAGGGCCTGAACCCGGCAGCTATCCCCACAGCAGTGACGGCAGGAGCAGCCGGCACAGCCTAA
- the lgals2b gene encoding lectin, galactoside-binding, soluble, 2b, which produces MKVTDMTFKEGHEFKIRIKPGSDCNGFFVNIGHDSENLAMHFNPRFDHGCDQNVIVFNSLSGGGWGDEQREGNFPFARGEECKFYINFNSEQFYIKLPDGSMTNFPNRLGDVKYKYFNVGGDARLVGMKIK; this is translated from the exons ATG AAAGTCACCGACATGACGTTCAAGGAGGGGCACGAGTTCAAGATCCGCATCAAACCCGGAAGCGACTGCAACGG CTTCTTCGTCAACATCGGTCACGACTCCGAAAACCTCGCGATGCACTTCAATCCCCGTTTCGACCACGGCTGCGACCAGAACGTAATCGTCTTCAACTCCCTGTCCGGAGGCGGCTGGGGTGATGAGCAGCGCGAGGGAAACTTCCCCTTCGCACGTGGAGAGGAATGCAAG TTTTACATCAACTTCAACAGTGAGCAGTTTTACATCAAGCTTCCCGACGGCTCCATGACCAACTTCCCCAACCGCCTGGGAGACGTCAAGTACAAGTACTTCAACGTCGGCGGCGACGCCAGGCTCGTCGGCATGAAGATCAAGTAG
- the uts2r4 gene encoding urotensin-2 receptor, giving the protein MNCTPNTTITPQLELLLSPQAEDGGSQDSGGGAGGGGRLWATSLLGATLIVMFVMGVAGNTYTLVITRSAALRRTGSMYVYIVNLALADLLYLSTIPFVVCTYFVHDWLFGDAGCRILLSLDLLTMHASVFTLVAMSLERYRAVARPFSAHRNSTRKRRLTAGIIWGLAFVLTLPMMVMIRLSEGRPGAAGPGKRICFPTWTHEAFKAYITVLFCTSVLVPGLVIVGLYVGLARRYWAAQASLGGSSRSALRKGLKQKVVSMIFSIVAAYWACFLPFWGWQLAKLFSAESLRALSPAAHNYVNFFVTCLTYGNSCINPFLYTLLTRNYKDYLAQKGHSAGSSRADPCSAVTTPLQDI; this is encoded by the coding sequence ATGAACTGCACCCCTAACACCACCATCACTCCGCAGCTGGAGCTGCTCCTGAGCCCGCAGGCGGAAGACGGAGGGTCCCAGGACAGTGGCGGCGGTGCTGGAGGCGGCGGGAGACTGTGGGCGACCTCCCTGCTTGGCGCCACGCTGATCGTCATGTTCGTCATGGGCGTGGCAGGCAACACGTACACGCTCGTCATCACGCGCTCCGCCGCCCTGCGCCGGACGGGCTCCATGTACGTGTACATCGTCAACCTGGCTCTGGCGGACCTGCTCTACCTCTCCACCATCCCCTTCGTGGTCTGCACCTACTTCGTCCACGACTGGCTGTTCGGCGATGCGGGCTGTCGCATCCTGCTCAGCCTGGATCTCCTCACCATGCACGCCAGCGTCTTCACCTTGGTCGCCATGAGCCTGGAGCGCTATCGTGCCGTGGCCAGGCCCTTCAGCGCGCACAGGAACTCCACCCGCAAGCGGCGGCTAACGGCGGGAATCATCTGGGGTTTGGCCTTCGTGCTGACGCTTCCCATGATGGTGATGATCCGACTCAGCGAGGGACGACCCGGCGCCGCAGGTCCGGGGAAGAGGATCTGCTTCCCGACGTGGACCCATGAGGCCTTCAAGGCTTATATCACCGTCCTCTTCTGCACCAGCGTTTTGGTGCCTGGATTGGTTATCGTCGGGTTGTACGTCGGGTTAGCCCGGCGCTACTGGGCCGCGCAGGCTAGCTTGGGAGGAAGCAGCCGCTCGGCTCTGAGGAAAGGCCTGAAACAAAAGGTCGTGTCCATGATCTTCAGCATCGTGGCGGCTTACTGGGCCTGTTTCTTACCTTTCTGGGGATGGCAGCTGGCCAAACTGTTCTCTGCAGAGTCCCTCCGAGCTCTGTCTCCAGCTGCTCACAACTACGTGAACTTCTTCGTCACGTGTCTGACCTACGGGAACAGCTGTATAAATCCATTTCTCTACACTCTCCTGACCCGGAACTATAAAGATTACCTGGCTCAGAAGGGTCATTCTGCGGGGTCGAGCAGGGCCGACCCCTGTTCAGCTGTGACCACGCCCCTGCAGGACATTTAG
- the zgc:92360 gene encoding arf-GAP with dual PH domain-containing protein 1, whose product MSAIDRATRALREILHNPGNDACADCGAPDPDWGSCSLGVFICLACSGIHRNIPNISKVKSLSLSHWEDQEMQFMAENGNELMKSKYEAAVPVYYYKPTHKDCQVLREQWIRAKYERKEFCEPGKSFTYEEGTRDGLLMKRGRDNGQFLSRRFVLSEREGTLKYLTKYDAKEPKAVIKVDSINAIFQPEKIGNPHGLQITYLKDYSTRNMFIYHENGKEIVDWYNSIRAVQLHYLKVAFPGATDAELVPKLTRNFLKEGYMEKTGPRQTEGFKKRWFTLDHRRLMYFKDPLDAFAKGEVFLGHRDHGYNVSTGLPAGTHCNGAWQHGITIQTPERYFLFTCEMESDQLEWVKLFNDVMSVPMSPQEYTMEAMFKHRP is encoded by the exons ATCCTGACTGGGGCTCCTGCTCTCTGGGCGTGTTCATCTGCCTGGCCTGCTCGGGGATCCACCGCAACATCCCCAACATCAGCAAGGTCAAGTCGCTGAGCCTGTCGCACTGGGAGGACCAGGAGATGCAG ttcaTGGCTGAGAACGGTAATGAGCTGATGAAGAGTAAATACGAGGCTGCTGTTCCCGTCTACTACTACAAACCAACGCACAAAGACTGTCA ggtgTTGCGGGAGCAGTGGATAAGAGCAAAGTACGAGAGGAAAGAGTTTTGTGAGCCGGGAAAGAGTTTCACTTATGAGGaag GAACTAGAGACGGCCTGTTGATGAAGAGGGGGCGGGACAACGGGCAGTTCCTCAGCAGGCGATTCGTCCTCTCAGAGCGGGAGGGGACTCTGAAGTATTTAACTAAATATGAC GCTAAGGAGCCCAAAGCCGTGATCAAGGTGGACAGCATCAACGCCATCTTCCAGCCAGAGAAGATCGGAAACCCCCACGGCCTCCAGATCACGTACCTGAAAGACTACAGCACCCGCAACATGTTCATCTACCACGAAAACGGCAAG GAGATCGTTGACTGGTACAATTCGATTCGTGCAGTTCAGCTTCACTACCTGAAGGTGGCCTTTCCTGGGGCGACAGATGCTGAg CTGGTTCCCAAACTCACCCGCAACTTCCTGAAGGAGGGATACATGGAGAAAACAGGACCCAGG CAAACAGAAGGTTTCAAGAAGCGCTGGTTCACTCTTGACCACAGACGGCTCATGTACTTCAAAGATCCACTG GACGCCTTTGCCAAAGGCGAGGTCTTCCTGGGACACAGGGACCACGGTTACAACGTGTCCACCGGCTTGCCCGCTGGCACCCACTGCAACGGCGCCTGGCAGCACGGCATCACCATACAGACGCCCGAGCGCTACTTCCTGTTCACCTGCGAGATGGAGAGCGACCAGCTGGAGTGGGTGAAGCTCTTCAACGACGTCATGAGCGTGCCCATGTCCCCCCAGGAGTACACAA tggagGCCATGTTCAAACACCGGCCCTGA